The nucleotide sequence CACACACCGCACTGTGCGTTGGCGGAGGAGGTAAGAAACCACACAACTGAGAGAACGCGGGAGGAAGCTGGAAAGGATACACATTAATGCAGAGACAGGCCTCTTCACTTTCCCTCTGAGAGGTGCGAGAAACACAGGGCTATGCTCTTCCGTCTGCCCACTCTGTCCCCCCGGCATGGCCTCACCTCCTGCCCACCCGCAGCCCCGCAGGCTGCCACGCGCGTGCATCCCTCCCGGAGGCGGCTCAGACGCCCCGCACCAGTGGGCGACGAAAGCCGGGTGAGATGCACACGcgccgacgccacgccacgccaccCAGGCCCTGGCCACCAACGACATCAACAGCAAGGCGTCGCGCTGAACTCCCCCTGCGTCGACggcgcttgaccctgtcaccgccagaagcggcCCGGCACGTTGTCAGCACtatgagagggggaggggggctgctgcccgacgtccccacagagagagagtggtggGGATCGTGAATCGTGGGGATACCATGCGCTGGGGTGTTCCCCTGGTCAGCAGGGAGCTGACAGTGAGAAtcagagcgaaaagagaacaaagtGCGGGAATAAACGGCGTGGAGGCACGAAGGTGCTCAACCATTCATGCTCTTGATGAAagcggcgagagagggagctaCCTGCATAAACGAGCACGCACATGGCATGCCAGAaagaaggaagggagagcgagaaaacgaaagcgagagaaggacgCGCTTGTGTTCTTGTTGGTAGTATTCGTGCCTTCCCTAGCTCGACTTTGACTCCTCTCCTTATCCCCTCTCCTACTAGTACCTTCCCTCGGCCCCACGGACATGACGCGCTGCCTCTTGCATGACCTTTGCAGCGCCCTTCTTCAAAAGCTGTCCCCGCAGTCGCGCCTTAATGTCGCCGAAGTCAGCAATACTGGGCCGCTTCAGGGGCACTGTGGACGCCGCGACATCAAAGTTGCCTCTGGCCTCGCCTTGGGGCCGCGCTCTCCAGGCGTCTACGAACAGCGCCAGAGCTCCGACGTAGCACTCGCAGCAAACATACATGCCAGGGTAGGAAGAGGGATGTGGCACAGGCCGTGTCGTTTTAGCGAGAGTCGCCTGTGATGCGGAAACGGGGAGTCTAGCGTTCGCCACCTTTTGCATCTCATCGTCAAGAATGTGTTGCCCAGCCGCgtccagcaccaccgccgtgaAGCTGAAGCATACCAGCACAAATGGCAGCTCATCGGAGACTCCACCTCCCTTCGCagtcgctggtggcgcactGCCGCAATGGCCATTAGACAGTGGCGGAGATGCCCTTTCGTTCGCTGGGTCTCGGCAGAGTTGCCACAGTCGCTGCGCGAATGCGGGGTAGTAGTCGATGAGATACAATAACTGGATCACACCGAGGACACCCGTTGCTCGAACATCGGTGGCAGGATTGGCTCCTTGAAACCCGATTGACTCCCATTTCACTGTCGTAGGCGAAAACAGCGGCAGGGGAGCGTCTGAGGAGGATGGAAGTGGATTCCCATTTGTATTCACCCACGGAATGTTGCCCGTGAGAGTATTGAAGACTGTGAGTAGCATACGGCGATGGGTGGGAagctgcagcgagagggacTGAGACTTCAGAGCGCGTATAATCCGGAGATGCTCTTCGGGTCCCCCAGGGGTGGAGACGGTCGCTTCCGCAGCCGCCACACCGTTGCGCTCTTCACGAGTCAACCCTCTAGGAGACGGTGGGCTGGACTGTGGTTGCTTCCCGACTGTTGCCGCAGCACGACCTTGGTCACTGCAACACCAGAAGATGGAGATAAGGCTTCTTTTCTTCAGCTTCGGTACTTCTATGGCCTGCGGCGACAGCTTTGAAGAAGATTCAGCCGTCTTTACTGTCTCCCCCTTGGCTATGAAGGCCGCACTCGTGTCGGCAGGTTGCAGCTTCTTCGTCAGGCTCAGATAAGCTTCGTAGAAGGTGATGGGCGGCAGCGCGAACGAAAGCCGCAGCGACGGGTCGCTAAACGCTGTCGTCGGATCCACATcgacgtcctcgtcgtcccaGATTCGTGGCGAGGAGCGAGCAGTTCCGGAGAAGGAGAGTAGCTGTGGCATAGGGACGGCTGCTCGATTATCCGCAAGAAGTGCGTTTCTGTCGCCAACCGCGCGAGCGTAGAATCCTCGCTCGGTATCGTCCATCAGGCTGATTGGAGAGAAGACACCTTCATCGGTGGCGTCACCACCGTCGGTGGTGTAGGCGAGGCGTCGGCTTGCCAAGGATCCGTATGCAACAGGGCGCCCGAAACTACCAAAGGACATGGCAGACTTGTCTCTCGTTCGAGCGGTAGCCGTTGAAGGCTCTGACAAGATGCTCGTCggaggctgcagcagcgtgtcggACATGTCAAaccgcagcgcggcggatGTAGAGCTGTCCTTATGTACACTCGCAGTAGGTAACTCGACGGTCATTCTCGCATATACGAGATCGAGTTGTCTCACAGCCTCTTCGCGTAGCACCGGGGGCTCGCCCTCGACTTCGCCGCGATTGCTCTGttgctctgctgcagtggaAGGAGACGAAGGGGATGAGAGGGTCGAGCTACCCTCTTCCACTGAAGGGCTTTGGTACGCTCGAGTGAGCCCCTCAATCGatcgcggcagcaccgtcgaTACTGGAGCTGAGATGTGGGCacgtccaccacctcccgTGAGTCGCCTCAGCGTACGCGCCGCCAACAAAGACGATGATAGGCCACTGGCACTGCAGACCGGCTCACAGGACTCACCGGCTAAAGGAGCAGGAGCACTTGCCGCAGTCTCGCGTGCGTCATGATTTGGTTGAGCTGCCACGGGCATATCTGCGACGCTTGCCACCGCTTCCCACCCAGTCGTCCCTATTGTCGATAAGGCGGTTGGGTGAGTGAAAATCAAGTGGGAGTGGGCTCCAGCAAGGCCGCGATCTTCCGCACCGGACAGGTCGCTCGGACTACGCCAACCGAGGGGGGCGGTGCTGTCAGCGTCTCGCCTGCCTGTTGTCGCAAGTGCTGGTGATGCGCCACTTGTGGGTGGAGACAGCAATAAAAGAGGGCAACGAGGTGCCGCAAAATGATCCACGCCAGGAAacgtctcctcctcggctCCTGCGCGCACCATAGGATCCCGTGACCGTGAGGACCTACCCGGCGTAGTGTGATTCCCCTCGTCGCCGCCTTCACGGAGGAACGAAGTCTGAATGGTAAAAGTGGTCGACGGGGCCGCGGCCATCGTCGCTACGGGGGTGTTCTGTAGACTTTCAAGGGAAGCTACCGTACCGTGGAATCCAGATGGTTCACCAGCGCTCAAGCTTCCTCTGCTCTGCGCCGCCATCCCTGTCATCTGTGTGGTCTGTTCGTTGCGCATGAAGCTTGGTggagacagcagcggtgctagCATTGCTCCGGGAGCCAAACCGATAGCTTGAAAGGCGTCCACATTCGGATACGCAGCAGTGTGGTCGTCACAGCCTTCCTCGAACTGCCCTTCCGCCTTGGCGGATGACTCCGCAGCATCCTGCTCGAGGTGTTCGCGGCGATACCTTTTCAGAATGGCATTCGTGCGTAAGAGTGACATCACCACAGACGCATCAGTAACAATAGAACAAAGCACCAGAATTGACCAATCCGCAGCAACCATAACAGGGAAGCCGCCAGCTCCACAGCAAGCCCGTTGCAGAAGAGAATCAGTTGAAGCAGTAAAGAAATGAAGGCGAaaggacaagagagaaaaaagacctgaaaaaaaaacactCAAAAGGGCACAAAAAGCGTCGAAGAAGATGTCATAAAGTTCAGCTAAAGATAGGAATGATTCACTCTGAGAGCTGCACTCGCAGAAGTCGAGTGGCGGCTGGATGAGTGTCTGTggatgggtgtgtgggtgtgtgtgtgtagaccGTTGGTTGAGTTTCCGCCTGCACATGCGGCCTCTGTCTACCAAACGCTCGCACGCCACCGACAGGCACCTCGACGATGATTCTGTCGCAGAGAGATGGACCTGCACAGGCTCAGGGGTAGAAAGCAAAGCCAGCAATACCGCGCTGAAAAGATGCCTGAGGGTAGAATACCCAAAGCACGATGAAAGCCTTTGCGGAAGCCCtccaaacaaaaaaagaaacaaggGAAATCCTCACTAacgtacgcacgcacaggtTGTAGTACTAACGCTTCAGGGATGCTCAAACTCGTGCAGAACGAAACTCTGTGGAGCAACAGCCAAGTTGGGGGCACATACCAACGTCAAACCCCGCTCGCGTCACGAAGCGTGATAAGGAGAAAacaagaggagggaaagactCCGCGGtaaggagaaagaaagagaagagagagtaGATGATGGAAAGCGATGTGAAGAGAGCCACAGTTgatgctttttttttgcggcgAAAACCAACGTCGCCTCGAAGAAGCACTGATTATCGGTAGGTCACATTGAGCTGATACACACGACCGTGATCCTCAGCCACGCTTGGGCTACACACTATGGATGCACCCACGAGCACACCAGTAGGAATTTTTCAAAGAAGTCACCGGCGGTGCACACTACTTTCAGGGCACTTGCTCTGCTTCGAGTACCCTGAGCATGTGCTCTACCACTAGTTAAACTGCTTGGAGTCTTTAAAATCCATCGTGTAATACCCGCTATTGCAAGATACATCACTGCAAGTTTGCTCTCACCACTCCCGCACACGCCAAACACAAAGCATATCGACAGCCCCTTTCTTTATTCGATGAGAAAATCGGATCACTGACCCTGCTGACCAGGGGAACACCCCAGCGCATGGTATCCCCACGATTCACGATCCccaccactctctctctgtggggacGCCGggcagcagcccccctccccctctcataGTGCTGACAACGTGCCGGAccgcttctggcggtgacagggtcaagcgccGTCGACGCAGGGGGAGTTCAGCGCGACGCCTTGCTGTTGATGTCGTTGGTGGCCAGGGCCTGGGTGGCGTGACGTGGCGTCGGCGCGTGTGCATCTCACCCGGCTTTCGTCGCCCACTGGTGCGGGGCGTCTGAGCCGCCTCCGGGAGGGATGCACCGCGTGGCGGCCTGCGGGGCTGCGGGTGGGCAGGAGGTGAGGCCATGCCGGGGGGCAGAGAATGGAGGCTCTGAGAAGAAACAGCTCGCATGTTATGGCGATTATTGTTGACCAGTGAAATGGCCGTTTTCCAATAAGaatacaaaaaaaagaaattAGTAATAAAAAAGAGTAGCGAGCAGAGCAGCATTCAGGAGAGCGAACGAGACGGGAATAGGGCCCACCCGCCAACGCCACATAACGacaagagaaaggcaaaTCCGCATGCATGGCGAAGGGACCTGAGCACCACACgaataagaaaaaaaaggggtgaCTACACCAACAAGGCGCACATTTAGGGTCAGTACAACAGAAGAAACGCAAAAGGAATGGCCATACAAAATAAGAGtaacgaagaagaagcgacgTGTTGTCAGGTAaacacgagcagcagctgtgacAGGGCCAGGCCTCCTTGACTACTACTAGActcctccccactcctcctgAGCCATTCATTTTGGCCTTCCATGCACGCCCGTACTCCACCGCGGAGCATCTGCGAGTCTACTGTTACTCCTTCAGTAAACAGATGACTTACACTCACagcctctttttttctttcaagagagagagggggggggtggagctGGTGCGCAGAGAAGACACTGGTGCTGCGTAAAAGCGAAACGCCTGACTGACCAGAAGACTCACAAGGTACTTATTAGTTGCGAAATCACggaagaggggtgagaaGAAGGAAAGTGACAAGTACGGAGGGAGGCCTCAGGTTCTGTCGCTGATCGCGTCTGAGTGCAACAGCAACGCAacgaagggaaagaagaagggggaaaaaaagcggTATCGGGGAGAAacgagggaagggggggaggaggaggaggaggatagaATAGCACCACAATCGATGATGAGAACACATCGTCGAAACGTCAGCaggaaaataaaaaaaaataaCAAGACGAATcagcacgcccacacatCAGCCGGCACGTTGCCATTACGGCGAGAGTCACAGCGACGCAACTCCTCGGCGTTAGCACAACCATCAACGTTgtcgctccccctctccgaAGCCACTGCTATGTAGTGGAAGGCCAACATTTCCATGCTCGTCCCCCTGATGTCAACGTGGGCGAGGAAGTTTGACAGTACGCTGTACTGCTGCCTAGGGTAGCGCAGCCGTCACCCGCGGGCACactggggggag is from Leishmania panamensis strain MHOM/PA/94/PSC-1 chromosome 35 sequence and encodes:
- a CDS encoding ELMO domain-containing protein 2 (TriTrypDB/GeneDB-style sysID: LpmP.35.1570); translated protein: MSLLRTNAILKRYRREHLEQDAAESSAKAEGQFEEGCDDHTAAYPNVDAFQAIGLAPGAMLAPLLSPPSFMRNEQTTQMTGMAAQSRGSLSAGEPSGFHGTVASLESLQNTPVATMAAAPSTTFTIQTSFLREGGDEGNHTTPGRSSRSRDPMVRAGAEEETFPGVDHFAAPRCPLLLLSPPTSGASPALATTGRRDADSTAPLGWRSPSDLSGAEDRGLAGAHSHLIFTHPTALSTIGTTGWEAVASVADMPVAAQPNHDARETAASAPAPLAGESCEPVCSASGLSSSLLAARTLRRLTGGGGRAHISAPVSTVLPRSIEGLTRAYQSPSVEEGSSTLSSPSSPSTAAEQQSNRGEVEGEPPVLREEAVRQLDLVYARMTVELPTASVHKDSSTSAALRFDMSDTLLQPPTSILSEPSTATARTRDKSAMSFGSFGRPVAYGSLASRRLAYTTDGGDATDEGVFSPISLMDDTERGFYARAVGDRNALLADNRAAVPMPQLLSFSGTARSSPRIWDDEDVDVDPTTAFSDPSLRLSFALPPITFYEAYLSLTKKLQPADTSAAFIAKGETVKTAESSSKLSPQAIEVPKLKKRSLISIFWCCSDQGRAAATVGKQPQSSPPSPRGLTREERNGVAAAEATVSTPGGPEEHLRIIRALKSQSLSLQLPTHRRMLLTVFNTLTGNIPWVNTNGNPLPSSSDAPLPLFSPTTVKWESIGFQGANPATDVRATGVLGVIQLLYLIDYYPAFAQRLWQLCRDPANERASPPLSNGHCGSAPPATAKGGGVSDELPFVLVCFSFTAVVLDAAGQHILDDEMQKVANARLPVSASQATLAKTTRPVPHPSSYPGMYVCCECYVGALALFVDAWRARPQGEARGNFDVAASTVPLKRPSIADFGDIKARLRGQLLKKGAAKVMQEAARHVRGAEGRY